In the genome of Chloroflexota bacterium, the window ATCAATATTGGTTGAGGCCAAATTGAGCGTCACAATGCTGCGCAGATAGGGCGAATCGGCTAAGGCCTTGGCTCCAGCAAAACCTACATCATTATCGCTGAGATCAAGATGGGTTACATTGCCCAATTGTTCATCTTCGGCCAGCGCCTTCACGCCAGCTGGGCCAATATTGTTGTTGCTCAAATTAAGCGAGGTTAGTTGGGTCAGATGTTGAGCAGCGGCCAAGGCACTAATTCCAGCATCGCCCAAATCGTTATGATCAATATCGAGCAACTGGAGATTAACCAAGGCTTGACCTTCGACCAAGGCCGCGCCGCCAGCCGCACCTAGTTGATTGCGATAAAGCCGTAGTTTGGTTAGTTGGGTCAGGCTGGTCGAATTGCTGAGTGCTTGAGCGCCAGCAGCGCCGATTGCATTTTGATAAAGCTCTAATTCGTTGAGGTTGCTCAGGTAGGGCGATTGAGCCAAGGCAATCAAGCCAGCATCGCCAATTTGGTTGCGTTGCAAGCGCAGGGTGCGCAATTGGCTTAAGTGGGGCGATTGAGCCAAAGCAATCACAGCATCATCAGTTAATTGATTTTCGCTGAGATCGAGCACGCGCACGGTGGCCATGTGCGGTGAGCGAGCCAAGCTATGCGCGACAGCATCACCCCAATTGCGACCATTGAGGGTTAGTTGGGTTACGCCAACCAAACGCCGTTCACGCAAGGCGGCCTTGAGTTCTTCGACGGTGGACACATCATCCAAGGAGACTACGTAATTTTTAAGCTTTGCCATCGTAACGACCTCTGTGTCGGGTTATTTCATTGTTGGTTCATTGTAGCATACTGCACTTGGCGATTGATTCCCCCCAATGGCTAGCCCACAGGTGAATCTTAATAATTGGATTATGGCTGCTTGACGTTGCCTACACTCTACCGTACACTGCTTGCAGTATACTCAGGAGTTGTATCCTATGCCTCGCGTAATTGCCGTCACCAACTTCAAGGGCGGTATTGGCAAGACGACTACCACCGTGAATGTAGCCGCCGGCTTTGCCCTCAAAGGTGCTTCAGTGCTTGTGATCGATGTCGATCCACAAAGCAATGTTCGTATGTGTTTTGGGCATGCCGAACCCCGCCGCTCCCTGTACGATGTTTTGATCGATAACAAGAAAATTCCTGATTGTGTCGTGCAAGTACGCCCCAACATCGACTTACTTGCCTCAAGCGATGCGTTATTGCAAGCACAATCGGATATTGGCAAACGCCCAGATTGGGGTCGGGTGCTCGAAATCGCCTTACGTCCAGTTGTGCGCAACTATGATTTTGTCTTTATTGATTGTAGCGCTTCGTTGACCGTGCTTAACCTGAATGCCTTGATGGCGGCCTCAGATATTATCGTGCCAACCGCTTTGGAACACTTAGCTCTGCAAGGGTTGCGCCAACTAGGCCGGAATATCACCCGTATCAAAGGCACAATGGGCGCATTACGCATGATTATTCCCACCATGTTCGATGCGCGTAATCGCCAATCGCACCGTTTGCTGGCCTCGTTGCGTGAGGAATATGGCACGCTCGTAACTGATCCAGTTCGGGTCAATGTGCGGTTGTCTGAGGCGACGGTCGAAGGTAAAACGATCTATGAGTATGATCCACGCTCGAATGGGGCGATTGATTATGCAGCGTTGGTCGAAAAATTGGGCGATGTGTTTAATTTTCAAGCCAAACCTATGGCTGAGCCTGTGGTCAATCCAGTTGCTGCGGCTCGTCCATTCACCGCCTT includes:
- a CDS encoding ParA family protein produces the protein MPRVIAVTNFKGGIGKTTTTVNVAAGFALKGASVLVIDVDPQSNVRMCFGHAEPRRSLYDVLIDNKKIPDCVVQVRPNIDLLASSDALLQAQSDIGKRPDWGRVLEIALRPVVRNYDFVFIDCSASLTVLNLNALMAASDIIVPTALEHLALQGLRQLGRNITRIKGTMGALRMIIPTMFDARNRQSHRLLASLREEYGTLVTDPVRVNVRLSEATVEGKTIYEYDPRSNGAIDYAALVEKLGDVFNFQAKPMAEPVVNPVAAARPFTAFETPPPPPEPSLVGNLQAEEKPMFRGPVREECPHCGRLLEQVMLAGYRVYFCDHCKYKRQELASGVRR